In one Shinella zoogloeoides genomic region, the following are encoded:
- a CDS encoding primosomal protein N' translates to MSSDSTNLFGEKLFPRTVPVLVPVPTPVPYSYTVPGDMAVQPGSIVQVPLGPRLVPGVVWDGGDDGRVDPKKLRPIEKVFDCPPLSKEMRDFLDWVSAYTVTPPGLVARMALRAPAAFDPEPMIEGLRFTGHRPERLTSARERVLELVEDGIPWTRSGLAHASGTSTSVVDGLVKQGSFETVFLPPPPVVAAPDPDYVAPRLEGPQTESAAELVESVRKGAFSVSLIDGITGSGKTEVYFEAIAETLRQGKQVLILLPEIALTASFLERFHDRFGAKPAEWHSDLAPRTREKVWRQVTTGDVRVVAGARSALFLPFENLGLVIVDEEHDPAYKQEDRVFYNARDMAVVRARIGDFPAVLVSATPSVESRVNSDVGRYRKLHLPTRYGDAALPDLHLVDMRRHPPARGGFLSPILLRGIARTIEKEEQALLFLNRRGYAPLTLCRVCGHRFQCPQCSSWLVEHRFRGQIQCHHCGYAERTPEACPECGTFDHLAACGPGVERIAEEVERHFPEARTIVLSSDLMGVKRLRLELEAIARGEADIVIGTQLVAKGHNFPLMSLVGVVDADLGLSNGDPRAAERTFQLLSQVTGRAGRSGLKSHGLIQTYQPTHPVMQAIVSGDAEAFYDREIGEREKALLPPFGRLASVIVSADSRGEAEAHARGLRQAAPHVDGISILGPAEAPLALVRGRHRFRLLVHGRRGSDMQTFLRAMLANGPKERASLQVQLDIDPQSFL, encoded by the coding sequence ATGAGCAGCGATTCGACCAACCTTTTCGGGGAGAAACTCTTTCCGCGCACCGTGCCCGTGCTGGTGCCGGTGCCGACGCCCGTGCCCTATTCCTATACCGTGCCGGGGGACATGGCGGTCCAGCCGGGCTCCATCGTGCAGGTACCGCTTGGCCCCCGGCTGGTCCCCGGCGTGGTCTGGGATGGCGGCGATGACGGCAGGGTCGATCCGAAGAAGCTGCGCCCCATCGAGAAGGTCTTCGACTGCCCGCCGCTTTCCAAGGAGATGCGCGATTTCCTCGACTGGGTCTCGGCCTATACCGTGACGCCGCCGGGGCTCGTCGCCCGCATGGCGCTGCGCGCGCCGGCAGCCTTCGATCCCGAACCGATGATCGAGGGCCTGCGCTTCACCGGCCACCGGCCTGAGCGGCTGACGAGCGCACGCGAGCGGGTGCTGGAACTGGTCGAGGACGGCATTCCCTGGACGCGCTCCGGCCTTGCCCATGCCTCGGGCACCTCGACGAGCGTCGTCGACGGATTGGTGAAGCAGGGCAGTTTCGAGACGGTCTTCCTGCCGCCGCCGCCCGTCGTCGCCGCGCCCGATCCCGACTATGTCGCGCCAAGGCTGGAAGGACCGCAGACGGAGAGTGCGGCAGAACTGGTCGAGAGCGTGAGGAAGGGAGCCTTTTCCGTCTCGCTGATCGACGGCATCACCGGCTCCGGCAAGACGGAGGTCTATTTCGAGGCGATCGCCGAAACGCTGCGGCAGGGCAAGCAGGTGCTCATCCTGCTGCCGGAGATCGCGCTGACAGCGAGTTTTTTGGAGCGCTTCCACGACCGCTTCGGCGCCAAGCCGGCCGAATGGCATTCCGATCTAGCACCGCGCACCCGCGAAAAGGTCTGGCGGCAGGTGACGACGGGGGATGTGCGGGTGGTCGCCGGCGCGCGCTCGGCGCTGTTCCTGCCCTTCGAGAATCTAGGCCTCGTCATCGTCGACGAGGAGCACGACCCGGCCTACAAGCAGGAGGACCGCGTCTTCTACAATGCGCGCGACATGGCGGTGGTGCGCGCGCGCATCGGCGATTTTCCGGCCGTGCTCGTCTCGGCGACGCCCTCGGTCGAAAGCCGGGTCAACAGCGATGTCGGGCGCTACCGCAAGCTGCATCTGCCGACGCGCTATGGCGATGCGGCGCTGCCGGACCTGCACCTCGTCGACATGCGGCGGCATCCGCCGGCGCGCGGCGGCTTCCTTTCACCAATCCTCCTACGCGGCATCGCCCGCACCATCGAGAAGGAGGAGCAGGCGCTGCTCTTCCTCAACCGCCGCGGCTATGCGCCGCTGACGCTGTGCCGGGTCTGCGGCCATCGCTTCCAGTGCCCGCAATGTTCGAGCTGGCTGGTCGAGCACCGGTTCCGCGGGCAGATCCAGTGCCATCATTGCGGCTATGCCGAGCGCACGCCGGAGGCCTGCCCGGAATGCGGCACGTTCGATCATCTCGCCGCCTGCGGCCCCGGCGTCGAGCGCATCGCGGAGGAGGTGGAGCGGCATTTCCCGGAGGCGCGGACCATCGTGCTTTCCTCCGACCTCATGGGCGTGAAGCGCCTGCGCCTGGAGCTGGAGGCCATCGCGCGCGGCGAGGCGGATATCGTCATCGGCACGCAGCTCGTCGCCAAGGGGCACAATTTCCCGCTGATGTCGCTGGTCGGCGTGGTGGATGCCGATCTCGGCCTTTCCAACGGCGATCCGCGCGCGGCCGAGCGGACCTTCCAGCTTCTCTCCCAGGTGACGGGCCGCGCCGGGCGCTCCGGCCTCAAGAGCCACGGCCTCATCCAGACCTACCAGCCGACCCATCCCGTCATGCAGGCCATCGTGTCCGGCGATGCGGAGGCCTTCTACGACCGCGAGATCGGCGAGCGCGAGAAGGCGCTGCTGCCGCCGTTCGGCCGGCTCGCCTCGGTCATCGTCTCGGCCGACAGCCGCGGCGAGGCGGAGGCGCATGCGCGGGGCCTGCGCCAGGCGGCGCCGCATGTCGACGGCATCTCGATCCTCGGCCCCGCCGAGGCACCGCTGGCGCTCGTGCGCGGCCGCCATCGTTTTCGCCTGCTGGTGCACGGCCGGCGGGGCAGCGACATGCAGACCTTCCTGCGCGCCATGCTGGCCAACGGGCCGAAGGAGCGTGCGTCGCTGCAGGTGCAGCTCGATATCGATCCGCAGAGCTTCCTGTGA
- a CDS encoding AAA family ATPase: MLLRSMSAENYRSLRSIRMDLGRVNLFVGENGAGKSNLYRSLQLVQAAVRGSFAHEIAAEGGMASALWTGKRRANEPVRIRLETELLDEERAITFRYRVEAGLRPPKAAAGFAFEPQVKAEELSIETGRRPVTVMKRAGPGIMVRDETGRMVEYPEQALTSETSIALLGDAGHYPEIGTFRRAVSQWRFFHGFRSDRDSALRQPCLAVTAPLLDQDGANMAAVFATLTWTREDTLDLDRAVADAFGGARLFVPEPEEFASYGLIFPQFPQRVFQPRELSDGQIRFLALAAALLSYRTPPLIALNEPEASLHPDMLPPLAEMIARAAQSSQLWIVTHSERLAQEVETRCGVRAKRVIRNDGATWIDGMRLTGAMEDDDE; the protein is encoded by the coding sequence ATGCTGCTGCGTTCCATGTCCGCCGAAAACTACCGCTCGCTGCGCTCGATCCGCATGGATCTCGGGCGGGTGAACCTGTTCGTCGGCGAGAACGGGGCGGGCAAGTCGAACCTCTATCGCTCGCTGCAGCTTGTGCAGGCGGCGGTGCGCGGCAGCTTCGCCCACGAGATCGCGGCGGAGGGCGGCATGGCCTCGGCGCTGTGGACGGGCAAGCGGCGGGCGAACGAACCGGTGCGCATCCGGCTCGAAACCGAGCTTCTGGACGAGGAACGCGCGATCACCTTCCGCTACCGCGTCGAGGCGGGGCTGAGGCCGCCGAAGGCGGCGGCGGGCTTCGCCTTCGAGCCGCAGGTCAAGGCAGAGGAGCTTTCCATCGAGACCGGACGCCGGCCGGTGACCGTGATGAAGCGCGCCGGGCCGGGTATCATGGTGCGCGACGAGACCGGCCGCATGGTGGAATATCCCGAACAGGCGCTGACCTCGGAAACATCTATCGCGCTTCTCGGCGATGCCGGCCACTATCCGGAAATCGGCACCTTCCGCCGGGCGGTCTCGCAATGGCGCTTCTTCCACGGCTTCCGCTCGGATCGCGATTCGGCGCTCCGCCAGCCCTGCCTTGCGGTGACCGCGCCGCTGCTCGACCAGGACGGCGCCAACATGGCGGCGGTGTTCGCCACGTTGACCTGGACGCGGGAGGATACACTCGATCTCGACCGCGCCGTGGCGGACGCCTTCGGCGGCGCAAGACTGTTCGTGCCGGAGCCGGAGGAATTCGCCTCCTATGGCCTCATCTTTCCGCAGTTTCCGCAGCGCGTCTTCCAGCCGCGCGAGCTTTCCGATGGGCAGATCCGCTTTCTGGCGCTTGCTGCCGCGCTGCTCTCCTATCGCACGCCGCCGCTGATCGCGCTCAACGAGCCGGAGGCGAGCCTCCACCCGGACATGCTGCCGCCGCTGGCCGAGATGATCGCGCGGGCCGCGCAATCGAGCCAGCTCTGGATCGTGACCCATTCCGAGCGGCTGGCGCAGGAGGTCGAGACGCGCTGCGGCGTGCGGGCGAAACGGGTGATCCGCAATGACGGCGCGACGTGGATCGACGGTATGCGGCTGACCGGCGCGATGGAAGACGACGACGAATGA
- a CDS encoding tyrosine recombinase XerC: MTELLIIADPALMAERQGWLAALAEERRLSDNTLEAYERDTRQFLAFLTGHLAAPARLKDIGDLRPADLRGFLAARRRDGAGARTLGRGLAGLRSFLRHLERKGLANAAGAAAVRSPKQPKSLPKPLSDRQAIAVVDAHEQLAEEPWIRARNAAVLTLLYGCGLRISEALSLTPADFAGSPTSLRINGKGGKTRIVPLIAPARSGVEDYIKLCPIPLADDKPLFRGARGGPLQPAIIQREMQKLRGALGLPDSATPHALRHSFATHLLAGGGDLRTIQELLGHASLSTTQVYTGVDSARLLEIYDRAHPRA, from the coding sequence ATGACCGAACTTCTCATCATCGCCGATCCGGCGCTCATGGCCGAGCGGCAGGGCTGGCTTGCGGCCCTTGCCGAGGAGCGCCGCCTCTCGGACAACACGCTGGAAGCCTATGAGCGCGACACGCGCCAGTTCCTCGCGTTCCTCACCGGGCATCTCGCAGCCCCGGCCCGCCTCAAGGACATCGGCGACCTGCGCCCGGCGGACCTGCGCGGCTTCCTGGCCGCACGGCGCCGCGACGGCGCGGGCGCCCGCACGCTCGGCCGCGGCCTTGCGGGCCTTCGCTCGTTCCTGCGCCACCTGGAGCGCAAGGGCCTTGCCAATGCGGCGGGCGCGGCGGCCGTACGCTCGCCGAAACAGCCCAAATCCCTGCCGAAGCCACTCTCCGACCGGCAGGCCATCGCCGTCGTCGATGCGCACGAACAGTTGGCCGAGGAACCTTGGATCCGCGCGCGCAACGCCGCGGTCCTCACGCTTCTCTACGGCTGCGGCCTGCGCATTTCCGAAGCGCTGTCGCTGACACCGGCCGATTTCGCCGGCAGCCCCACCTCGCTGCGCATCAACGGTAAGGGCGGCAAGACGCGCATCGTGCCGCTGATCGCGCCGGCCCGCTCGGGCGTCGAGGATTACATCAAGCTCTGCCCAATTCCGCTTGCCGATGACAAGCCGCTCTTTCGCGGTGCGCGCGGCGGGCCGCTGCAGCCGGCCATCATCCAGCGTGAAATGCAGAAGCTGCGCGGCGCGCTCGGCCTGCCGGACAGCGCAACGCCCCATGCGCTGCGCCATTCCTTCGCCACCCATCTTCTGGCCGGCGGCGGGGACCTGCGCACCATCCAGGAACTTCTCGGCCATGCCAGCCTTTCCACCACGCAGGTCTATACCGGCGTCGATTCGGCCCGGCTGCTGGAAATCTACGACCGCGCCCATCCCCGCGCCTGA
- a CDS encoding TraB/GumN family protein: MIVLLQKSRLALADRLADAGLWLLAAIHVLVALSFLAVLATLSPAHAQEPPVCGGEDLLAKYEKDDPAGFARLRAEADAVPNGKGIFWKIEKDGQPASWLLGTMHVTDPRVLAMPEAARTAYAGAATVIVESDEIADEKKAGAAIMARPDLTMFTDGKSITDFLDKEDTEKLTEGLKSRGLSLAAVGRMKPWMIASFVALPACEIARKAAGAAFLDQRLARDALAGGKTLKGLETLIEQISALDSLPVEPQIQGLVQTVELGDTLKDVIETMSLLYLSGETGMIMPMMRAAAPETDEDAAAYADFEQRIIVDRNHIMAERAAPILAGGNVFMAVGALHLPGPEGVVELLRKQGFTVTAAN; encoded by the coding sequence ATGATAGTCCTTCTTCAGAAGAGCCGCCTGGCGCTTGCCGACCGGCTGGCCGATGCCGGCCTCTGGCTCCTGGCCGCCATCCATGTGCTCGTCGCCCTCTCCTTCCTCGCCGTACTCGCGACGCTTTCGCCCGCCCATGCCCAGGAGCCGCCGGTCTGCGGCGGCGAAGACCTCCTTGCGAAATACGAGAAGGACGATCCGGCGGGCTTTGCCAGACTGCGCGCCGAGGCGGATGCCGTGCCGAACGGCAAGGGCATCTTCTGGAAGATCGAGAAGGACGGCCAGCCGGCTTCCTGGCTGCTCGGCACCATGCACGTGACCGACCCGCGCGTGCTCGCCATGCCGGAAGCCGCCCGCACGGCCTATGCCGGGGCTGCGACGGTCATCGTCGAATCCGACGAGATCGCCGACGAGAAGAAGGCCGGCGCCGCGATCATGGCCCGCCCGGACCTCACCATGTTCACCGACGGCAAGTCCATCACCGACTTCCTCGACAAGGAAGACACCGAGAAGCTGACGGAAGGCCTGAAGAGCCGGGGCCTGTCGCTCGCAGCGGTGGGGCGCATGAAGCCGTGGATGATCGCCAGCTTCGTGGCGCTTCCCGCCTGCGAGATCGCCCGCAAGGCCGCTGGCGCCGCCTTTCTCGACCAGCGCCTCGCCAGGGACGCGCTTGCCGGCGGCAAGACGCTGAAGGGTCTCGAAACGCTTATCGAGCAGATTTCCGCCCTCGATTCCCTTCCCGTGGAGCCGCAGATCCAGGGACTGGTGCAGACCGTGGAGCTCGGCGATACGCTGAAGGACGTCATCGAAACGATGAGCCTGCTCTACCTCTCGGGCGAAACCGGCATGATCATGCCGATGATGCGCGCGGCAGCGCCGGAGACGGACGAGGACGCCGCGGCCTATGCCGATTTCGAGCAACGCATCATCGTCGATCGCAACCACATCATGGCGGAGCGCGCCGCGCCGATCCTTGCGGGCGGCAATGTCTTCATGGCGGTCGGCGCGCTGCACCTGCCCGGCCCGGAAGGCGTCGTCGAACTCCTGCGCAAGCAGGGCTTTACGGTCACGGCCGCGAATTGA
- a CDS encoding DUF2867 domain-containing protein: MSPVSRPVSLPHPLLPAADWADRFTLGLPVDNLTAREAARLALEHPPGWVRRLMVLRNALVAPFGLKGAAAEVRTSDTEIGGFPVVSVSDDRVVLGFNDRHLDFRIVIDVRQDRPSGQTLSVMTLVHRNNLLGRLYLAAVMPFHKLIVRTMLSGIGERVVNSRP; the protein is encoded by the coding sequence ATGTCGCCCGTGTCGAGACCCGTTTCGCTTCCCCACCCGCTTCTCCCCGCTGCCGACTGGGCGGACCGTTTCACGCTCGGCCTGCCTGTCGACAACCTGACGGCGCGGGAGGCGGCGCGGCTGGCGCTCGAACATCCGCCGGGCTGGGTGCGCAGGCTCATGGTGCTGCGCAACGCGCTGGTCGCGCCGTTCGGCCTCAAGGGGGCGGCGGCGGAGGTGAGGACGTCGGATACCGAGATCGGCGGCTTTCCGGTGGTGAGCGTCAGCGACGACCGCGTGGTGCTCGGCTTCAACGACCGGCATCTCGATTTCCGCATCGTCATCGACGTGCGGCAGGACCGGCCAAGCGGCCAGACCCTGAGCGTGATGACGCTCGTCCACCGCAACAACCTGCTGGGACGGCTCTATCTTGCCGCCGTCATGCCGTTCCACAAGCTGATCGTGCGTACGATGCTGTCGGGCATCGGCGAACGGGTCGTCAATTCGCGGCCGTGA
- the lpdA gene encoding dihydrolipoyl dehydrogenase yields the protein MAYDLIVIGSGPGGYVCAIKAAQLGLKVAVVEKRATYGGTCLNVGCIPSKALLHASETYSHAAHGMDALGIEGVKPTLNLSKMMAHKDATVKSNVDGVAFLFKKNKIDGIQGTGKVLGAGKVSVTGDKGEEQVLETKNIVIATGSDVAGIPGVPVDIDEKVIVSSTGGIALDKVPGHLIVVGGGVIGLELGSVWARLGATVTVVEYLDTILGGMDGDVSKQFQRMLAKQGMDFKLGAKVTGVEKAGSGAKVTFEPVKGGEATTIDADVVLIATGRKPYTEGLGLAEAGVALDNRGRVEIDKHFQTNVPGIYAIGDVVRGPMLAHKAEDEGVAVAEILAGQAGHVNYDVIPGVVYTQPEVASVGKTEEELKAAGIAYKAGKFPFTANGRARAMLATDGFVKVLADKETDRVLGVHIVGFGAGEMIHEAAVLMEFGGSSEDLGRTCHAHPTMSEAVKEAALATFAKPIHM from the coding sequence ATGGCATATGATCTCATCGTTATCGGTTCCGGTCCCGGCGGCTATGTCTGCGCCATCAAGGCGGCCCAGCTCGGCCTGAAGGTCGCGGTCGTCGAGAAGCGCGCGACCTATGGCGGCACCTGCCTCAATGTCGGCTGCATCCCGTCCAAGGCGCTGCTGCACGCCTCCGAGACCTATAGCCACGCCGCCCACGGCATGGACGCGCTCGGCATCGAGGGCGTCAAGCCGACGCTCAACCTGTCGAAGATGATGGCGCACAAGGATGCGACGGTGAAGTCGAATGTCGACGGCGTCGCCTTCCTCTTCAAGAAGAACAAGATCGACGGCATCCAGGGCACCGGCAAGGTGCTGGGCGCCGGCAAGGTCTCCGTCACCGGCGACAAGGGCGAGGAGCAGGTGCTGGAGACGAAGAACATCGTGATCGCCACGGGTTCCGACGTCGCCGGCATTCCGGGCGTTCCGGTCGATATCGACGAGAAGGTCATCGTCTCCTCGACGGGCGGCATCGCGCTCGACAAGGTGCCGGGCCATCTCATCGTCGTCGGCGGCGGTGTGATCGGCCTCGAGCTCGGCTCCGTCTGGGCACGCCTCGGCGCCACGGTCACGGTCGTCGAATATCTCGATACGATCCTCGGCGGCATGGATGGCGACGTTTCCAAGCAGTTCCAGCGCATGCTCGCCAAGCAGGGCATGGACTTCAAGCTCGGCGCCAAGGTGACGGGCGTCGAGAAGGCCGGTTCCGGCGCCAAGGTGACCTTCGAGCCCGTCAAGGGCGGCGAGGCCACCACGATCGACGCCGACGTCGTGCTCATCGCGACGGGCCGCAAGCCCTATACCGAAGGCCTCGGCCTTGCAGAAGCCGGCGTCGCCCTCGACAACCGCGGCCGCGTCGAGATCGACAAGCATTTCCAGACCAACGTTCCCGGCATCTACGCCATTGGCGACGTGGTGCGCGGCCCGATGCTCGCCCACAAGGCGGAAGACGAGGGCGTCGCCGTCGCCGAGATCCTCGCCGGTCAGGCCGGCCACGTGAACTATGACGTCATCCCCGGCGTCGTCTACACCCAGCCGGAAGTCGCCTCCGTCGGCAAGACGGAGGAGGAACTGAAGGCCGCGGGCATCGCTTACAAGGCCGGCAAGTTCCCCTTCACCGCTAACGGCCGCGCCCGCGCCATGCTGGCGACGGACGGCTTCGTGAAGGTGCTCGCCGACAAGGAGACCGACCGCGTGCTCGGCGTTCACATCGTCGGCTTCGGCGCCGGCGAGATGATCCACGAGGCCGCCGTGCTGATGGAATTCGGCGGCTCCTCCGAAGACCTCGGCCGCACCTGCCACGCGCATCCCACGATGTCGGAAGCCGTCAAGGAAGCCGCGCTCGCGACTTTCGCCAAGCCGATCCATATGTGA
- a CDS encoding SDR family oxidoreductase, with amino-acid sequence MSEAPVLLVTGGSRGIGASVCRLAGAAGWQVAVNYVSNLEAAEAVVADIRDAGGSAIPVQGDVGSELGLASIFSTIDGTFGRLDGLVNNAGIVALPQRVDEMSAERLERMFAVNVMGSIRSAQEAVRRMSTRHGGKGGSIVNLSSVAAQLGAAGQYVDYAASKGAIESFTIGLAREVAAEGVRVNLVRPGIIDTEIHASGGLPDRARDMASLIPMQRPGTADEVAHSILYLLSDAASYVTGAALNVSGGR; translated from the coding sequence ATGAGCGAGGCTCCCGTTCTTCTCGTCACCGGCGGCAGCCGCGGCATCGGCGCGAGCGTCTGCCGCCTGGCGGGTGCGGCCGGCTGGCAGGTCGCGGTGAACTATGTCTCCAATCTCGAAGCGGCCGAGGCCGTGGTGGCCGATATCCGCGATGCCGGCGGTTCGGCGATCCCGGTTCAGGGCGACGTCGGCAGCGAGCTTGGCCTCGCCTCGATCTTCTCGACCATCGACGGCACCTTCGGCCGGCTCGACGGGCTGGTCAACAATGCCGGCATCGTCGCCTTGCCGCAGCGCGTCGACGAGATGTCCGCCGAGCGGCTGGAGCGCATGTTCGCCGTCAATGTCATGGGCTCGATACGCTCAGCCCAGGAGGCCGTGCGCCGCATGTCGACGCGCCATGGCGGGAAGGGCGGCTCGATCGTCAACCTCTCCTCCGTCGCGGCGCAGCTCGGCGCGGCCGGGCAATATGTCGACTACGCCGCCAGCAAGGGCGCGATCGAAAGCTTCACCATCGGCCTTGCCCGCGAGGTGGCGGCGGAGGGCGTGCGGGTAAACCTCGTGCGCCCCGGCATCATCGACACCGAAATCCACGCGTCCGGCGGGCTGCCGGATCGTGCGCGCGACATGGCATCGCTTATCCCGATGCAGCGGCCGGGCACGGCCGACGAAGTCGCCCATTCCATTCTCTATCTTCTCTCCGACGCGGCATCCTATGTGACGGGTGCCGCCCTCAACGTCAGCGGCGGCCGCTAG